A stretch of the Streptococcus suis genome encodes the following:
- a CDS encoding flavodoxin: MALAKIVYASMTGNTEEIADIVASKLEELGVEVQVHECTTIETEDILDADLIVVASYTYSYGGDGELPDEIVDFYADLADLDLTGKVYGVCGSGDTFYDDFCSAVDDFDVMLGSRGATKGAENVKVDLAAEDEDIVNLEQFATDLAAKLDTLN; the protein is encoded by the coding sequence ATGGCACTAGCAAAAATAGTTTACGCTAGTATGACTGGTAACACAGAAGAAATTGCTGACATCGTCGCCAGTAAGCTAGAAGAGTTGGGCGTTGAAGTACAGGTACATGAATGTACGACTATTGAAACAGAAGATATTTTGGATGCAGACCTTATTGTTGTAGCTAGCTATACCTATTCGTATGGTGGTGATGGTGAACTTCCAGATGAAATTGTTGATTTCTATGCTGACCTAGCTGACTTAGATTTGACTGGTAAGGTCTACGGTGTTTGCGGTTCTGGTGATACCTTCTATGATGACTTCTGTAGTGCAGTAGATGACTTTGATGTCATGTTGGGTTCACGTGGTGCAACTAAGGGTGCTGAAAATGTCAAGGTAGACCTTGCAGCTGAAGATGAGGATATTGTTAATCTTGAGCAATTTGCAACAGACCTTGCTGCAAAATTAGATACTTTGAATTAA
- a CDS encoding DJ-1/PfpI family protein, giving the protein MVKVAVMLAPGFEEIEALAPVDVFRRAGFDCHMIGLLDRTVEGSHGIRVEADTRFSGQLTSYDLVVLPGGMPGATNLRDHSELIADLQAVVDTGKFVAAICAAPIVLDRAGLLENRNYTCYPGMEQDIQSGNHIEEVVVVDGPIVTSRGAGTSLEFAYTLVDMFGNDGHELAKKMVYRRN; this is encoded by the coding sequence ATGGTAAAAGTTGCAGTAATGTTGGCGCCGGGTTTTGAAGAAATCGAGGCTTTGGCACCTGTTGATGTTTTTCGTAGGGCTGGATTTGACTGTCATATGATAGGATTGCTGGATCGAACCGTTGAAGGTTCTCATGGAATTCGTGTGGAAGCTGATACAAGGTTTTCGGGACAATTAACTTCCTATGATCTTGTTGTATTGCCGGGAGGGATGCCAGGTGCTACAAACCTTCGTGATCATAGTGAATTGATCGCGGACTTACAGGCTGTTGTTGACACTGGTAAATTTGTTGCTGCTATCTGTGCTGCTCCTATTGTGCTGGATAGAGCAGGCTTATTGGAGAACAGAAACTACACTTGCTATCCAGGTATGGAACAGGATATTCAATCAGGGAATCATATTGAAGAAGTAGTTGTAGTTGATGGTCCAATCGTTACAAGTCGTGGGGCAGGAACCAGTCTAGAATTTGCTTATACGTTGGTAGATATGTTTGGCAATGATGGGCATGAATTAGCTAAGAAGATGGTTTATCGACGTAATTAA
- a CDS encoding bifunctional oligoribonuclease/PAP phosphatase NrnA codes for MTIYSKIIEKIHEYDTIIIHRHKRPDPDAIGSQVGLQKLLQKNFPEKTIKVTGFEEPNLAWMAGMDVVADQDYQGVLVIVTDTANTARVDDDRYTQGDFLIKIDHHPNEEPYGDLLWVNTEASSCSEMITELAIQSQLELDGEIARLLYAGIVGDTGRFLYPATSSRTFEIVARLRQEDFDFARMSRQMDTIDFKIAKLTGYVYDNLEVDEHGAARVVLTQDILEKYGVTDADTSFIVGAPGRIGVVQSWGIFVEQTDGNYRVRLRSKYLPINEIAKRHDGGGHPLASGANSYSLSENEQIYQEIQEVVRNASK; via the coding sequence ATGACAATTTACAGTAAAATTATTGAAAAAATTCACGAATATGACACGATTATTATTCATCGACATAAAAGACCAGATCCGGATGCAATAGGTAGTCAAGTTGGCTTACAAAAACTCTTGCAGAAGAATTTTCCTGAAAAAACCATCAAGGTAACCGGTTTTGAGGAACCGAATCTTGCTTGGATGGCAGGAATGGACGTAGTTGCAGACCAAGACTATCAAGGAGTCTTAGTAATCGTGACAGACACTGCCAATACGGCGCGTGTGGATGACGACCGTTATACTCAAGGAGATTTCTTGATAAAAATCGATCATCACCCCAATGAAGAGCCTTATGGTGACCTGCTCTGGGTCAATACGGAAGCCAGCTCATGCAGTGAAATGATTACGGAACTAGCCATCCAAAGCCAACTTGAACTCGATGGAGAGATTGCTCGTCTACTCTATGCAGGCATTGTGGGCGATACAGGCCGCTTTCTCTATCCAGCAACCAGCTCGCGCACCTTTGAAATTGTTGCTCGTCTCCGCCAAGAAGATTTTGACTTTGCAAGGATGTCTCGCCAGATGGATACCATTGATTTCAAGATTGCCAAGTTGACAGGTTACGTCTACGACAACTTGGAAGTGGATGAACATGGTGCGGCACGTGTCGTTTTGACACAGGATATTCTCGAAAAATATGGGGTGACCGATGCGGATACTTCCTTTATCGTAGGTGCACCAGGACGAATTGGAGTCGTTCAATCTTGGGGGATTTTTGTGGAACAAACTGACGGAAATTACAGAGTCCGTTTGCGCAGTAAGTATCTTCCAATCAACGAGATTGCCAAACGCCACGATGGCGGTGGCCACCCACTAGCAAGTGGTGCTAACTCTTATTCACTCTCCGAAAATGAGCAAATATACCAAGAAATCCAAGAGGTAGTGAGGAATGCAAGCAAGTAG
- a CDS encoding FAD:protein FMN transferase has product MQASSRSLRLMGTIIETRIWHPQAQPILDQVEELLYLYKDRFSANDLTSELMEVNLNAGVQAVPVADDLYELITLGKEHSLAQGSFLNITIGPLVQSWRIGFSDAKLPTQEMISEKLQLINPRDIELDDQEHTVYLRKEGMAIDLGALAKGYVADKIVDFLKRIGVEAGLINLGGNVLTFGQASHNPDGYWRIGIQDPQKPRGENALVLKIGEESVVTSGIYERTLTVNGKTYHHILSPETGYPIESQLASLTIVSKRSVDGEIWTTRLFGQEMTRIYKMVEETDGIEAVLIGLDGRILVTSGLSEKVLAGKERVSDSLGSPSRGGFGARVTSDVASGASAL; this is encoded by the coding sequence ATGCAAGCAAGTAGTCGCTCCCTTCGGCTTATGGGAACCATCATTGAAACCAGAATATGGCATCCTCAGGCACAACCGATTTTGGATCAGGTAGAAGAGCTTCTCTATCTCTACAAGGATCGTTTTTCTGCTAATGACTTGACCTCTGAATTAATGGAGGTCAACCTCAATGCTGGTGTTCAGGCGGTTCCTGTTGCCGATGACCTGTATGAATTGATTACATTGGGCAAAGAACATAGTCTGGCTCAGGGATCTTTTTTGAATATTACCATTGGTCCCCTTGTGCAAAGCTGGCGGATTGGTTTTAGCGATGCCAAACTTCCAACTCAAGAAATGATCAGTGAAAAACTCCAACTCATCAATCCAAGGGACATTGAATTGGATGACCAAGAGCACACAGTCTATTTAAGAAAAGAAGGCATGGCGATTGATTTGGGTGCTCTTGCTAAAGGATATGTAGCAGATAAGATTGTCGACTTCTTGAAAAGAATAGGTGTGGAAGCTGGATTGATTAACCTGGGTGGCAATGTCCTGACCTTTGGTCAAGCTTCTCACAATCCAGATGGATATTGGCGAATTGGTATACAGGATCCTCAGAAACCACGTGGTGAAAATGCCCTCGTTCTAAAAATAGGAGAAGAATCGGTTGTCACCTCTGGTATTTACGAAAGAACCCTAACCGTGAATGGAAAGACCTATCATCATATTTTGAGTCCTGAGACTGGCTATCCAATCGAGTCGCAGCTGGCTAGTTTGACCATTGTGTCCAAACGATCCGTTGATGGTGAGATTTGGACAACTCGACTGTTTGGTCAAGAAATGACTCGGATTTATAAGATGGTAGAGGAAACTGATGGTATCGAGGCGGTTTTGATTGGGCTTGATGGCAGGATTCTAGTGACTTCAGGGCTTTCTGAGAAAGTTCTTGCCGGTAAAGAAAGGGTTTCTGATAGCTTGGGCAGTCCTTCAAGAGGGGGATTTGGGGCAAGGGTCACTTCTGATGTAGCTTCGGGTGCATCAGCACTTTAG
- a CDS encoding type B 50S ribosomal protein L31, with protein MKKDIHPEYRTVVFMDTTTGYKFLSGSTKKSNETVEFEGETYPLIRVEISSDSHPFYTGRQKFTQADGRVDRFNKKYGLK; from the coding sequence ATGAAAAAAGATATCCATCCAGAATATCGCACTGTTGTCTTCATGGACACAACTACTGGCTACAAGTTCCTTAGTGGTTCAACTAAGAAATCAAACGAAACAGTTGAATTCGAAGGTGAAACATACCCATTGATCCGTGTGGAAATTTCATCAGACTCACACCCATTCTATACTGGACGTCAAAAGTTCACTCAAGCAGATGGACGTGTGGATCGTTTCAACAAAAAATACGGTCTCAAATAA
- a CDS encoding FtsW/RodA/SpoVE family cell cycle protein: MRSFMNNRGTIDSRIDYSLILPVFFLLVVGILSLYIAVSQDYPDIVLQMVGQQVAWIGIGVIAALIVMFFSTKFLWQITPFLYVLGLGLMVLPLFFYSPDLFASTGAKNWVTIGDTTLFQPSEFVKISYIIMLARVIVTFHKYHEEQSIKNDFKLIGYLTLFTIPVLALLALQSDLGTSLVFIAIFCGMVLLSGVSWKILVPISLVAFVLVTGFILIFISPGGTTLLHNLGMDTYQINRISAWLDPFKNAQTTTYQQAQSLIAIGSGGLKGIGFNQTNLLIPVRESDMIFTVIAEDFGFIGGSVLIGLYLLLIYRMLRVTLKSNNKYYTYISTGYIMMLLFHVFENIGAATGLLPLTGIPLPFISQGGSSMVANLIGIGLILSMGYQYHLSNERDNDHSRKFKKITIKRLER; encoded by the coding sequence ATGAGGTCATTCATGAATAACAGAGGAACAATTGATAGTCGAATAGATTATTCACTTATTCTACCCGTCTTTTTTTTACTAGTTGTAGGCATACTCTCATTGTATATAGCAGTTAGTCAGGATTATCCTGATATTGTACTTCAGATGGTTGGGCAACAGGTTGCATGGATAGGAATTGGAGTTATTGCTGCCTTAATCGTTATGTTTTTTTCTACCAAGTTCTTATGGCAAATTACACCGTTTCTCTATGTTTTGGGTTTAGGATTGATGGTTCTTCCATTATTTTTCTACAGTCCGGATTTATTTGCTTCAACAGGTGCTAAAAACTGGGTTACGATTGGAGATACAACGCTGTTTCAACCTTCTGAATTTGTGAAAATCTCATACATCATCATGTTAGCAAGAGTGATTGTTACATTTCACAAGTACCATGAAGAACAGTCCATAAAGAATGATTTCAAATTAATAGGATATTTGACACTCTTTACGATTCCTGTTTTGGCATTATTGGCCTTACAAAGTGATTTGGGTACATCTTTGGTTTTCATTGCAATTTTTTGCGGAATGGTTCTTTTATCAGGAGTATCATGGAAAATATTGGTGCCCATTAGCCTTGTTGCATTCGTTTTGGTGACTGGCTTTATATTGATTTTTATTTCACCTGGTGGAACAACTCTATTGCATAATTTGGGAATGGACACGTATCAAATCAACCGGATTTCCGCTTGGTTGGATCCTTTTAAAAATGCTCAAACTACGACCTATCAACAGGCACAAAGTCTCATTGCGATTGGAAGTGGTGGTTTAAAAGGGATTGGATTTAATCAGACTAATTTACTCATCCCAGTTCGTGAAAGTGACATGATTTTTACTGTTATTGCTGAGGATTTTGGTTTTATAGGTGGTAGTGTATTGATTGGTCTATATTTATTGTTAATTTATAGAATGTTACGGGTTACCTTGAAATCGAACAACAAATACTATACCTACATATCTACAGGCTATATCATGATGCTTTTGTTCCACGTTTTTGAGAATATTGGTGCAGCAACTGGATTATTGCCTTTGACAGGTATTCCTTTACCTTTTATTTCACAAGGTGGATCATCAATGGTAGCCAACTTAATTGGTATAGGATTGATTTTATCCATGGGTTACCAGTATCATTTGTCGAATGAAAGAGACAATGATCATTCACGTAAATTTAAAAAAATTACAATCAAACGTTTAGAAAGATAG
- a CDS encoding voltage-gated chloride channel protein: MSNKMKHAIQLLFFSCLIGVGAGIITTLFGKILLGVGDLRSEYFIYLIPFLPLVGVLIIFIYQKWGREVQAGMGLVFKAGQGEIVQISPVLIPLIIATTWLSHLFGASVGREGVAVQLGASLSHWLKKHGFTHLPKDMITKIGMAAGFAGLFQTPLAAGFFAIEVLIVGQYSWTSLPYCLVAAFTASTTSHLLGLEKFSHTISSFSFQFTDSFKWLFIALCFGFIGNLFAWFLTQSKSISTRWLPNPYIKIAIMGVGLTVLLFFFHQGRYTGLGTNLIDASLAGEQVFAYDWLLKLLLTCLCLAAGFQGGEVTPLFAIGASSGAVLAGLLGLPTELAAALGYCAVFGTATNTLLAPIFIGYEVFGSSIIQYAIPVLIIAYFVNRKQTIYGMQVR, encoded by the coding sequence ATGAGTAATAAGATGAAACATGCCATCCAACTCCTTTTCTTTTCTTGCTTAATTGGAGTCGGTGCAGGAATTATCACCACACTTTTTGGGAAAATTCTACTAGGGGTTGGAGACTTACGATCTGAATATTTTATATATCTAATCCCCTTTCTGCCACTTGTAGGGGTGCTGATTATTTTCATTTATCAAAAATGGGGGAGGGAAGTTCAAGCAGGTATGGGCTTAGTATTCAAAGCTGGACAAGGGGAGATAGTACAAATTTCTCCAGTTCTCATTCCGCTCATCATCGCTACAACTTGGCTCAGTCATCTTTTTGGCGCTTCCGTTGGTCGCGAGGGGGTAGCTGTCCAACTTGGAGCCAGTCTCTCACACTGGTTAAAAAAACATGGTTTCACACACTTGCCAAAAGACATGATAACAAAGATTGGTATGGCCGCAGGTTTTGCAGGGCTATTTCAAACACCATTGGCTGCTGGTTTCTTTGCCATTGAGGTTTTAATCGTTGGCCAATATTCTTGGACTAGTCTCCCCTATTGTCTAGTTGCCGCCTTCACAGCTTCTACTACTTCCCATTTATTGGGATTAGAGAAATTTTCCCACACTATTTCATCTTTTTCATTCCAGTTTACAGATAGTTTTAAATGGCTATTTATTGCCCTTTGCTTCGGTTTCATCGGCAATTTATTCGCCTGGTTTTTGACGCAATCAAAAAGCATCTCAACTCGATGGCTTCCAAATCCTTACATTAAAATAGCTATCATGGGAGTTGGACTGACCGTTCTACTATTTTTCTTCCATCAAGGTCGTTATACTGGTTTAGGAACCAATTTGATCGATGCAAGTTTAGCTGGGGAACAGGTGTTTGCTTACGATTGGCTACTAAAACTCCTACTCACCTGTCTTTGTTTGGCTGCAGGTTTTCAAGGGGGCGAAGTTACCCCACTCTTTGCGATTGGAGCAAGTTCTGGGGCTGTTTTAGCAGGATTACTAGGTCTACCAACTGAACTTGCTGCAGCCCTTGGGTATTGTGCCGTATTTGGAACAGCCACCAATACCTTACTAGCTCCTATTTTTATTGGATACGAAGTGTTCGGAAGTAGTATCATCCAATACGCAATACCCGTACTTATCATAGCGTATTTTGTCAATCGAAAGCAAACCATTTATGGAATGCAAGTGAGATAA
- a CDS encoding chorismate mutase, with product MDLDMIRSQINQLDEELVALLEKRMELVDQVAAYKRATGKPVLDTNREKAVLERVGKLVQKDDYRSAIQATFSDMIAQSRAYQSSKLANHE from the coding sequence ATGGATTTAGATATGATTCGTTCACAAATTAATCAGCTTGATGAGGAACTTGTTGCACTATTGGAAAAACGAATGGAGCTTGTTGATCAAGTCGCAGCCTACAAACGAGCAACAGGTAAGCCTGTTTTGGATACCAACCGAGAAAAAGCTGTTCTTGAAAGAGTTGGAAAATTAGTCCAAAAGGATGATTACCGCTCTGCTATTCAAGCGACCTTTAGTGATATGATAGCCCAATCAAGAGCATATCAATCTTCCAAATTAGCGAATCATGAGTAA
- a CDS encoding 30S ribosomal protein S14, with amino-acid sequence MAKKSKMARYQRQLELIERYADLRKSLKEKGDYQALRKLPRDSNPNRLKYRDRTDGRPHAYMRKFGVSRITFREIAHLGQLPGVKKASW; translated from the coding sequence ATGGCTAAAAAATCAAAAATGGCCCGCTATCAGAGGCAGTTGGAACTAATCGAACGTTATGCAGATTTGCGAAAAAGTCTCAAAGAAAAAGGTGACTACCAAGCACTCAGAAAATTGCCTCGCGACTCAAATCCAAATCGACTGAAATACCGAGACCGGACAGATGGCCGTCCGCATGCTTATATGCGAAAATTCGGTGTGAGTCGAATTACTTTCCGTGAAATAGCCCATCTTGGTCAACTCCCTGGGGTTAAAAAAGCAAGTTGGTAA